In Metopolophium dirhodum isolate CAU chromosome 7, ASM1992520v1, whole genome shotgun sequence, one genomic interval encodes:
- the LOC132949113 gene encoding uncharacterized protein LOC132949113: protein MVNNMLAFFFMFYFIACTFAGSDEKLAKCRSQMSKADLSHKIDSKYTAQSDWIDTVSNILVPICNNVRTFQEKHKLHIHFSTKYIFDDLLSTCGFLNKYLDNDTIDKKEYKPVLDNLLPTCTALYNYDEKIVKNTNEFIFTLDYFFSSTCQFLLRFQNTDKKDYKGSKFTVDDFYDPQSPDPFCIEYSKE, encoded by the exons AtggttaataatatgttagcttttttttttatgttttattttattgcatgtACTTTTGCGGGTTCtg ATGAGAAACTAGCAAAATGTCGtt CGCAAATGTCGAAAGCTGATCTGTCGCATA AAATAGACTCCAAATACACTGCTCAAAGTGATTGGATTGACACTGTATCTAATATTTTAG taccaatatgtaataacgTACGCACATTTcaagaaaaacataaattgcacatacatttttcaa ccaaatatatttttgacgaCTTAT tATCAACATGTGGATTTCTAAACAAATATCTAGATAATGATACGATAGATAAGAAAG aatataaaccTGTTCTAGAtaatttat TACCAACATGCACTGCCCTATACAACTATGATGAAAAGATAGTAAAAAATACTAAcg aatttatcTTTACTCTTGACTATTTCT TTTCATCTACATGCCAATTTCTACTCAGGTTTCAAAATACAGACAAGAAAGATTATAAag GATCTAAATTTACTGTGGACGATTTTT ATGATCCTCAATCACCAGATCCATTTTGCATTGAATACAGCAAAGAGTAA
- the LOC132949114 gene encoding KRAB-A domain-containing protein 2-like, which produces MRHGSYTCSLVGCCQRSRFLNNQGSPTVPLQHKNIVVKPILSKDFNVRGQVDLIDFQSTPSGSFKWLLNYQDHATKYCHLRPLQSKRASEVALELLKIFLQFGAPYILQSDNGREFTTFVVEEMTNLWPECKIIHGRPRYPQSQGSVERCNQDVENMLRAWMIDNQSTDWGMGCYFVQWQKNCSKHRIINRSPYKALFGSEPKIGLSSKNLPNDILQSITTEEDLNELINTEVSDEVDSDEEAEETFSIRRTGLSKMFLQNIVQNK; this is translated from the exons ATGCGTCACGGTTCGTACACGTGCAGTCTTGTTGGCTGCTGTCAGCGCAGCCGATTTCTCAACAATCAGGGTAGTCCTACCGTTCCTCTG CAGCACAAAAACATTGTTGTAAAACCTATATTATCCAAAGATTTTAATGTTCGTGGGCAAGTTGATTTGATTGATTTTCAATCGACACCAAGTGGTAGTTTTAAATGGCTTTTAAACTACCAAGACCACGCtacaaaatattgtcatttacGTCCATTACAATCAAAAAGAGCTTCAGAAGTAGCATTAGAGCTTCTTaagatatttttacaatttggaGCTCCTTATATATTACAGAGCGATAATGGTCGAGAATTTACCACATTTGTAGTAGAGGAAATGACAAACCTGTGGCCTGAGTGTAAAATTATTCATGGAAGGCCTCGATACCCGCAATCTCAAGGGAGTGTAGAGCGCTGTAATCAAGACGTAGAAAACATGTTGAGGGCATGGATGATAGACAATCAAAGCACTGATTGGGGAATGGGGTGTTATTTTGTACAATGGCAAAAAAATTGCTCAAAACATCGAATAATTAACAGAAGCCCTTATAAAGCATTATTTGGAAGTGAACCAAAAATAGGACTTTCTAGCAAAAACTTACCTAATGATATCTTACAGTCGATTACAACAGAAGAAGATTTAAATGAGTTAATTAATACTGAAGTAAGTGATGAAGTAGATAGTGACGAAGAAGCAGAAGAGACATTCTCAATTCGGAGGACAGggttatcaaaaatgtttttgcaaAACATCGTGCAAAACAAATAG